One part of the Haloprofundus halobius genome encodes these proteins:
- a CDS encoding oligopeptide/dipeptide ABC transporter ATP-binding protein has protein sequence MSDDPVVSLQNVEVHFEKEQGLIESFRSDPDVVRAVDDVSLDIGSNDVVALVGESGCGKTTLGKTAIGVQRPTGGSVRYRGQDVWDAKSGGGEIPFAEIRRSLQIIHQDPGAAINPNRTVMKSLTAPLKRWQPEMAAEDRRARVLRMLERVGMRPADDYAYRYPHQLSGGEQQRVALVRALLMNPDLILADEAVSALDVSLRVETMDLLLELQDQFDTSFLFISHNLSNARYLAEKSGGRIGIMYLGQLVEIGPADEVLGNPKHPYTKVLRWATADVDPDEAMDEAPPIRTIDIPDPVDPPSGCRFHTRCPVGREVCTRQSPTLEDSGDGIERDSDGTDVDRGHCAACFRSDPDHEYWESEPLDGTDEAMLDRANRSTNFATESDSE, from the coding sequence ATGAGCGACGACCCCGTCGTCTCGTTGCAGAACGTCGAAGTTCACTTCGAAAAGGAGCAGGGACTCATCGAGAGTTTCCGGTCTGACCCTGACGTCGTTCGGGCGGTCGACGACGTCTCGCTTGACATCGGGTCCAACGACGTCGTCGCGCTCGTTGGCGAGTCGGGATGCGGAAAGACGACGCTCGGCAAGACCGCCATCGGCGTCCAGCGCCCGACCGGCGGGAGCGTCAGATACCGCGGGCAGGACGTTTGGGACGCCAAAAGCGGAGGTGGCGAAATTCCGTTCGCCGAGATCCGTCGGTCGCTGCAGATCATCCACCAGGACCCGGGAGCCGCGATAAACCCCAATCGAACGGTGATGAAGAGTCTCACCGCGCCGTTGAAGCGGTGGCAGCCCGAGATGGCGGCCGAAGACAGGCGCGCTCGCGTCCTCCGGATGCTCGAGCGCGTCGGGATGCGCCCGGCGGACGACTACGCGTACCGATACCCGCACCAACTGAGCGGCGGTGAGCAACAGCGCGTCGCACTCGTGCGTGCGCTGCTGATGAACCCGGACCTGATTCTGGCCGACGAGGCGGTGTCGGCGCTCGACGTCTCGCTGCGCGTCGAGACGATGGACCTCCTCTTGGAACTGCAGGACCAGTTCGACACGTCGTTCCTGTTCATCTCGCACAACCTCTCGAATGCGAGATATCTGGCCGAGAAATCCGGCGGGCGAATCGGCATTATGTATCTCGGTCAGCTGGTCGAGATCGGCCCCGCCGACGAAGTGCTCGGAAACCCGAAACACCCCTACACGAAGGTGCTCCGCTGGGCGACGGCGGACGTCGACCCCGACGAGGCGATGGACGAAGCGCCGCCGATTCGAACCATCGACATCCCCGATCCGGTCGACCCGCCGTCGGGCTGTCGGTTCCACACGCGCTGTCCGGTCGGCCGGGAGGTGTGTACCCGACAGAGCCCGACACTCGAAGACAGCGGCGACGGAATCGAACGAGACTCCGACGGAACCGACGTCGACCGGGGTCACTGCGCGGCGTGTTTCCGGTCGGATCCCGACCACGAGTACTGGGAGAGCGAACCGCTCGACGGGACCGACGAAGCGATGCTTGACCGAGCGAACCGGTCGACCAATTTCGCGACCGAATCAGATTCCGAGTGA
- a CDS encoding enoyl-CoA hydratase/isomerase family protein, whose translation MVRTEVDDRVWTLTFDRPEVRNAFTESTARELVEALEAAADDDARAAVLTGEGKAFSAGGDLEAMRDRDETPAEAYERVQETLNAVVEAILTAPFPVVAKVNGDAVGAGTNVAAACDFVVAAERARFGEVFVNVGLVPDSGGTVLLPRLVGLRRAKELAMTGRMFDADEALEMELVNDVVGSAELDDAVAELLDTLASKPTETLALIKHGLHENLGRPFRDGLDREANLQVQAYATESHAEGVDAFLDGRSPRFE comes from the coding sequence ATGGTACGGACCGAAGTCGACGACCGGGTGTGGACGCTCACGTTCGACCGTCCCGAGGTGCGAAACGCGTTCACCGAGTCGACGGCGCGGGAACTGGTCGAGGCGCTCGAAGCGGCGGCGGACGACGACGCGCGGGCGGCCGTCCTCACCGGCGAGGGCAAGGCGTTCAGCGCCGGTGGCGACCTCGAAGCGATGCGCGACCGCGACGAGACGCCCGCGGAGGCGTACGAACGAGTCCAGGAGACGCTCAACGCCGTCGTCGAGGCGATTCTCACGGCCCCGTTTCCCGTCGTCGCGAAGGTCAACGGCGACGCGGTCGGCGCGGGGACGAACGTCGCCGCTGCCTGTGACTTCGTCGTCGCCGCCGAGCGAGCCAGATTCGGCGAGGTGTTCGTCAACGTCGGCCTCGTTCCCGACAGCGGTGGGACCGTCCTCTTGCCGCGGTTGGTCGGTCTCAGACGGGCGAAGGAGTTGGCGATGACGGGGCGGATGTTCGACGCCGACGAGGCGCTGGAGATGGAACTCGTCAACGACGTCGTCGGGTCCGCAGAACTCGACGACGCCGTCGCCGAGTTGCTCGACACGCTCGCGTCGAAGCCGACGGAGACGCTCGCGCTGATAAAGCACGGCCTCCACGAGAACCTCGGTCGACCGTTCCGCGACGGCCTCGACCGCGAGGCGAACCTCCAGGTGCAGGCGTACGCGACCGAGTCGCACGCGGAGGGCGTCGACGCGTTTCTGGACGGCCGGTCGCCGAGATTCGAGTGA
- a CDS encoding thiolase domain-containing protein codes for MTDAYVVGAGQSPFGSFPDESYRSLFATAFDRATASVDAELDSGRIDEAFVGTLGVGGRQLGLSGPAVTEHVGLHGVPTTRVENACAASGYAFRSAVAAVRAGLADVALAGGYEVMTDTSSDHTKWWLGVSGETEWERLSGTTFSGVYAQLASAHMTEYGTTTEDLSRVAVKNHKNGARNPNAHLGFECSLDDAMSAPTVADPLNLYHCCPTTDGASAVIVASEEVAFELSDDPVRVAGMGASSGHVGLFQRDTLTSIPASRRAADAAYGEAGIGPNDVDVAEVHDCFAIAELVAYEDLGFCDPGKSGTLLREGVTDPDGRLPVNTSGGLKSKGHPIGATGTGQIVELFEQLRGEAHTQVDEPRYGLAHNVGGSGGGATVHLFERTNGGER; via the coding sequence ATGACAGACGCGTACGTCGTCGGAGCCGGACAGTCGCCGTTCGGGTCGTTTCCCGACGAGAGCTACCGGTCGCTGTTCGCGACGGCGTTCGACCGTGCGACGGCGAGCGTCGACGCGGAACTCGACTCCGGGCGAATCGACGAGGCGTTCGTCGGCACCCTCGGCGTCGGCGGCCGACAACTCGGGCTGAGCGGACCGGCGGTCACAGAACACGTCGGACTCCACGGCGTCCCGACGACGCGTGTCGAGAACGCCTGCGCCGCCAGCGGCTACGCGTTCCGCAGCGCCGTCGCGGCGGTCCGCGCCGGACTGGCCGACGTCGCGTTGGCGGGCGGCTACGAGGTGATGACCGACACGAGCTCGGACCACACGAAGTGGTGGCTCGGCGTCAGCGGCGAAACGGAGTGGGAGCGCCTCTCGGGAACGACGTTTTCCGGCGTGTACGCGCAGCTGGCGAGCGCGCACATGACCGAGTACGGGACGACGACCGAAGACCTCTCGCGTGTCGCCGTGAAGAACCACAAAAACGGCGCCCGGAACCCGAACGCACACCTCGGCTTCGAGTGCTCGCTCGACGACGCGATGTCGGCACCGACGGTGGCGGACCCGCTGAACCTGTATCACTGCTGTCCGACGACCGACGGGGCGAGCGCCGTCATCGTCGCGAGCGAGGAGGTGGCCTTCGAACTCAGCGACGACCCGGTTCGAGTCGCCGGCATGGGCGCGTCGAGCGGCCACGTGGGGCTGTTCCAGCGCGACACGCTCACGAGTATCCCCGCGAGTCGTCGCGCCGCCGACGCCGCCTACGGGGAGGCGGGAATCGGACCGAACGACGTCGACGTCGCGGAGGTCCACGACTGCTTCGCCATCGCCGAACTCGTCGCGTACGAGGACCTCGGCTTCTGCGACCCCGGGAAGAGCGGCACACTGCTCCGCGAGGGCGTCACCGACCCCGACGGTCGACTCCCGGTCAACACCTCCGGCGGACTGAAGTCGAAGGGTCACCCCATCGGCGCGACGGGCACCGGTCAGATCGTCGAACTGTTCGAGCAACTGCGTGGCGAGGCGCACACGCAGGTCGACGAGCCGCGATACGGCCTCGCGCACAACGTCGGCGGCAGCGGCGGCGGCGCGACGGTCCACCTGTTCGAGCGGACGAACGGGGGGGAGCGATGA
- a CDS encoding zinc ribbon domain-containing protein — MNAIDAVGVALPRLRISTGEIADAWGRYSGAGIAQKTVAAADEDALTLGIEAAESAFARGSVDPNGVSTLCFATTTPPLDTEEVVPRLVRALGLPSSTMTRTFTQSTLAGTEALDSGLDADGPALVVAADLPRGDPASVDHPFGAGAAAFLLAETGSVERLGSANHVDEFAGISYRERGSDELTGLDITSYERNAIRESVTSAVERLDTDAGVDEFELSAIDGAAVFQPDARMPSRAVTDLPIPRDALARGTVVDRIGDAGAAGVPLGLAAALDAAGDDDRTLAVFAGSGGGATAILFEGHVDSDFDAELDAGSSVTYPEYLRERGYLGTVDVAGGGAHVSLPTWQQSLDQRYRLAAGRCPECGALTFPPEGACRSCHRGVAFERVELSRTGVVRAVTSIGHGGAPPEFAEQQRRDGAYDVAIVELEHEGESAMLPAQLTDSETGTVEVGDEVRAVVRKLYEQEGVPRYGAKFAPVER; from the coding sequence ATGAACGCCATCGACGCCGTCGGCGTCGCGCTCCCCCGACTTCGAATTTCGACCGGCGAAATCGCCGACGCGTGGGGACGCTACTCCGGCGCTGGAATAGCGCAGAAGACCGTCGCCGCGGCGGACGAGGACGCGCTGACGCTCGGTATCGAAGCAGCCGAGTCGGCGTTCGCTCGCGGCTCAGTCGACCCGAACGGCGTCTCGACTCTCTGCTTCGCAACGACGACGCCGCCGCTCGACACCGAGGAAGTCGTCCCGCGACTCGTTCGCGCGCTCGGACTCCCGTCGTCGACGATGACGCGGACCTTCACCCAGAGCACGCTCGCGGGGACTGAGGCGCTCGACTCGGGTCTCGACGCCGACGGTCCCGCGCTCGTCGTCGCCGCCGACCTCCCGCGCGGCGACCCGGCGAGCGTCGACCACCCGTTCGGGGCGGGGGCGGCGGCGTTTCTGCTCGCAGAGACGGGGTCCGTCGAACGTCTCGGTTCGGCGAATCACGTCGACGAGTTCGCGGGTATCAGCTACCGCGAACGCGGTAGTGACGAACTGACTGGCCTCGACATCACCAGCTACGAGCGAAACGCGATTCGCGAGAGTGTGACGAGCGCCGTCGAGCGTCTCGATACGGACGCCGGCGTCGACGAGTTCGAACTCTCCGCCATCGACGGCGCGGCGGTGTTCCAGCCCGACGCTCGGATGCCCTCGCGTGCGGTAACCGACCTCCCGATACCTCGCGACGCGCTCGCTCGCGGAACGGTCGTCGACCGAATCGGCGACGCGGGCGCGGCGGGCGTCCCGCTCGGTCTGGCCGCCGCGCTCGACGCCGCGGGCGACGACGACCGAACGCTCGCCGTCTTCGCCGGCAGCGGTGGCGGGGCGACGGCGATACTGTTCGAGGGCCACGTCGACAGCGACTTCGACGCCGAACTCGACGCTGGGTCCTCGGTCACGTATCCGGAGTACCTCCGCGAGCGTGGCTACCTCGGCACCGTCGACGTTGCCGGCGGCGGCGCGCACGTCAGCCTCCCGACGTGGCAGCAATCGCTCGACCAGCGCTACAGACTCGCGGCCGGACGCTGCCCCGAGTGCGGCGCGCTCACGTTCCCGCCGGAAGGGGCGTGCCGAAGTTGCCACCGCGGCGTCGCGTTCGAGCGGGTCGAACTCTCTCGAACGGGCGTCGTCCGCGCGGTCACGTCCATCGGCCACGGCGGCGCGCCGCCGGAGTTCGCCGAGCAGCAGCGACGCGACGGCGCCTACGACGTCGCCATCGTCGAACTCGAACACGAGGGCGAGTCGGCGATGCTCCCGGCGCAACTGACGGACTCGGAGACGGGGACGGTCGAGGTCGGCGACGAGGTTCGCGCAGTCGTCCGGAAACTCTACGAGCAGGAGGGCGTTCCGCGGTACGGGGCGAAGTTCGCACCCGTCGAACGGTGA
- a CDS encoding MBL fold metallo-hydrolase, with the protein MSRIHRVHRIEVSEGSPEGTNSAYLLSDRGVVVDPGSSVDGAWERLVAGLSDAGLELADVSSVLVSHWHVDHAGLAPRLCEASGATLYMHEDDAAFVTDYATARRERVQRDARRLATWGVPEETVEAVVEGDEPSPMPDAYPVETLVDGDTVADVEVVHTPGHTLGHAAFAVVGDGSSDGALFVGDAVLPTYTPNVGGSDTRVDDPLGTYRETLFRLRARAVASEFPEMAQPGHGSELSLTSRIDEILSHHETRTRRVRDCLEADGPLTPWQVATRLFGEMRGIHVKMGAGEAAAHLSALVSTGRVDRIDGVPLMYTTAR; encoded by the coding sequence GTGAGTCGAATCCACCGAGTCCACCGAATCGAAGTGAGCGAGGGCAGTCCCGAGGGGACGAACAGCGCGTATCTACTCTCCGACCGCGGCGTCGTCGTCGACCCGGGATCCTCGGTCGACGGTGCGTGGGAACGTCTCGTCGCCGGCCTCTCGGACGCCGGCCTCGAACTCGCCGACGTCTCGTCGGTGCTGGTCTCGCATTGGCACGTCGACCACGCGGGACTCGCACCCCGACTCTGCGAGGCGAGCGGCGCGACCCTCTACATGCACGAAGACGACGCAGCGTTCGTCACCGACTACGCGACCGCCCGGCGAGAGCGCGTCCAACGGGACGCCCGGAGGCTGGCGACGTGGGGTGTTCCGGAGGAGACCGTCGAGGCAGTAGTCGAGGGTGACGAACCTTCACCGATGCCCGACGCGTATCCGGTCGAGACGCTCGTCGACGGCGACACCGTTGCGGACGTCGAGGTGGTTCACACGCCGGGACATACGCTCGGGCACGCCGCGTTCGCCGTGGTCGGTGACGGGAGCAGCGACGGTGCTCTGTTCGTCGGCGACGCGGTGTTGCCGACGTACACGCCCAACGTCGGCGGCAGCGACACCCGCGTCGACGACCCGCTGGGGACGTATCGGGAGACGTTGTTTCGGCTTCGAGCGCGCGCGGTGGCGTCGGAGTTCCCGGAGATGGCGCAGCCGGGCCACGGCTCGGAACTGTCGCTCACCTCGCGCATCGACGAGATTCTCTCTCACCACGAAACGCGAACGAGGCGGGTGCGCGACTGTCTCGAAGCGGACGGTCCGCTCACCCCGTGGCAGGTTGCCACGCGACTGTTCGGCGAGATGCGCGGTATCCACGTGAAGATGGGTGCCGGCGAGGCGGCCGCGCACCTCTCGGCGTTGGTGTCGACGGGACGCGTCGACCGGATCGACGGGGTCCCGCTGATGTACACGACCGCGAGGTAG
- a CDS encoding MFS transporter has translation MSFSSLRTLPREAFVVLSLVSGSHLVNHMYLVLFPPILGVLATEFDVTLATLGFAMGAQAFVNTAFQLPFGYLSDTYDRTLTLGLCLVLGGVGTLVLAAAPTFEWLLVGQVLVGVGVAGHHPSHYPLLSDATTETNRGRVFSVHGFAGNVGFAAPPVVIVAIMSVAGLTWRHAFGAIGALGLAYAVLAVFVSLRYVPRSVRRPNRVDDAAGAAASPGSTDTTGPTPSRRGRVRAQVATLLDSPKILALGLLALVASTAMWGITSFIVTLLEQGYGVESSTASLTLSVMFGVGAVFMLVGGDLTDRFAPAPLIAVSYALVTLFVLLLASFVLPPLAAVFAAVVGGSVGSLSTPARDKLADILSARADLGRNFAIVTVGVMVGNTVAPPLFGVLIETSGFRVGFASIAVVALGVVGLIVAIVAKWGDGFSIGESSPSTDAVDVSR, from the coding sequence GTGTCGTTCAGTTCGCTCCGGACGCTTCCGCGTGAGGCCTTCGTCGTCCTGAGTCTCGTGAGCGGGTCGCATCTGGTGAACCACATGTATCTCGTCCTCTTCCCGCCAATTCTCGGCGTGTTGGCGACGGAGTTCGACGTGACGCTCGCGACGCTCGGCTTCGCGATGGGCGCGCAGGCGTTCGTCAACACGGCGTTTCAACTTCCGTTCGGCTACCTCTCCGACACCTACGACCGGACGCTCACGCTCGGCCTCTGTCTCGTGCTCGGCGGCGTCGGGACGCTAGTTCTCGCCGCGGCACCGACGTTCGAGTGGTTGCTCGTCGGGCAGGTACTCGTCGGCGTCGGGGTCGCCGGCCACCATCCGTCGCACTACCCGCTTCTCTCGGACGCGACGACCGAGACGAACCGCGGACGAGTGTTCAGCGTCCACGGCTTCGCCGGCAACGTCGGGTTCGCCGCGCCGCCGGTCGTCATCGTCGCGATAATGTCGGTCGCCGGTCTCACCTGGCGGCACGCCTTCGGAGCCATCGGGGCGCTCGGGCTGGCGTACGCCGTCCTCGCGGTGTTCGTTTCGCTGCGGTACGTTCCGCGCTCGGTTCGCAGACCGAACCGCGTCGACGACGCGGCGGGAGCGGCAGCCTCGCCCGGGTCGACCGACACGACAGGGCCGACGCCCTCGCGGCGGGGGCGCGTCCGCGCCCAGGTCGCGACGTTGCTCGACTCGCCGAAGATCCTGGCGCTCGGACTGCTGGCGCTCGTCGCGTCGACGGCGATGTGGGGTATCACGTCGTTCATCGTCACGCTCCTCGAACAGGGGTACGGCGTCGAGTCGTCGACGGCGAGTCTCACGCTCTCGGTGATGTTCGGCGTCGGAGCGGTGTTCATGCTCGTCGGCGGTGACCTCACGGACCGGTTCGCGCCCGCACCGCTCATCGCCGTCAGCTACGCGCTCGTGACCCTGTTCGTCCTCCTGCTCGCATCGTTCGTCTTGCCTCCCCTCGCCGCGGTCTTCGCCGCCGTCGTCGGCGGGAGCGTGGGGAGTCTGAGCACCCCCGCCCGCGACAAACTGGCCGATATCCTCTCGGCCCGCGCCGACCTCGGGCGGAACTTCGCCATCGTCACCGTCGGAGTCATGGTCGGCAACACCGTCGCGCCGCCGCTTTTCGGCGTGCTCATCGAGACCTCCGGCTTCCGGGTCGGGTTCGCCTCCATCGCCGTCGTCGCGCTCGGCGTCGTCGGTCTCATCGTCGCCATCGTCGCGAAGTGGGGCGACGGCTTCAGTATCGGCGAGTCGTCGCCGTCGACTGACGCTGTGGATGTCTCCCGGTAG
- a CDS encoding cytochrome P450 codes for MSSTDPQGLQAFPDELSGRESWLEPFDWYREMRDDAPVRYDASRGSWDAFRYDDVKRILDDDGTFSVDPERATDYVEPENEGEGLILQTMLFRDPPRHDELRSVVEEPFRPRAIRQLEPRIRELTTEVLGDALDARGEMDVVEDLAYPLPVLVIAELLGVPAEMRDQFKTWSDTLVEAASDDVDTQAYLEDQRQVQMEMAWYFLDLIEDRRENPRDDLVSRIVTAELDDGSRLSREEALGTCILLLVAGNITTTNLIANAVRCFDGADHFDTVRDDDRALAAALEEVLRYRSPVQAMTRIATEEVTLHDATIEGGDRVVVWLGSGNRDERQFDDAETFVPNRTPNQHLGFGHGTHYCLGAPLARLETKVVLSELLDRVTDLRVADAELSPTRSSFIYGVESLPVAFETE; via the coding sequence ATGAGTTCTACCGACCCGCAGGGTCTCCAAGCGTTTCCGGACGAACTCTCCGGCCGCGAGTCCTGGCTCGAACCGTTCGACTGGTACCGCGAGATGCGAGACGACGCGCCCGTCCGCTACGACGCCTCCCGTGGGTCGTGGGACGCGTTTCGGTACGACGACGTGAAGCGAATCCTCGACGACGACGGGACGTTTTCGGTCGACCCCGAGCGGGCGACCGACTACGTCGAACCCGAGAACGAGGGCGAGGGGCTGATTCTCCAGACGATGCTGTTCAGGGACCCGCCACGGCACGACGAACTCCGGAGCGTCGTCGAGGAGCCGTTTCGGCCGAGAGCTATTCGCCAGCTCGAACCGCGTATCCGAGAGTTGACGACCGAGGTTTTAGGCGACGCGCTCGATGCCCGCGGTGAGATGGACGTCGTCGAAGACCTCGCCTATCCGCTGCCGGTACTGGTCATCGCCGAACTCCTTGGTGTGCCGGCCGAGATGCGCGACCAGTTCAAGACGTGGTCCGATACACTCGTCGAGGCGGCCAGCGACGACGTCGACACGCAGGCGTACCTCGAAGACCAGCGGCAGGTCCAGATGGAGATGGCGTGGTACTTCCTCGACCTCATCGAGGACCGCCGCGAGAACCCGCGCGACGACCTCGTCTCTCGGATCGTCACGGCGGAACTGGACGACGGGTCGCGTCTCTCTCGCGAGGAGGCACTCGGAACGTGCATCCTCCTCCTCGTCGCCGGCAACATCACGACGACGAACCTCATCGCGAACGCCGTCCGCTGTTTCGACGGAGCCGACCACTTCGACACCGTACGCGACGACGACCGGGCGCTCGCGGCGGCTCTCGAAGAGGTGCTTCGATACCGCTCTCCCGTCCAGGCGATGACGCGCATCGCCACGGAAGAGGTGACGCTCCACGACGCGACCATCGAAGGAGGCGACCGCGTCGTCGTCTGGCTCGGCTCCGGCAACCGGGACGAGCGGCAGTTCGACGACGCGGAGACGTTCGTTCCGAACCGCACACCGAACCAGCATCTCGGGTTCGGCCACGGCACGCACTACTGTCTCGGGGCGCCGCTGGCACGGCTCGAAACGAAAGTCGTCCTCTCGGAACTGCTCGACCGAGTCACCGACCTCCGCGTGGCCGACGCCGAGCTATCACCCACGCGCAGTTCGTTCATCTACGGTGTGGAGTCGCTTCCGGTGGCATTCGAGACCGAGTAG
- a CDS encoding TRAM domain-containing protein → MDVSGDLLSLCTATVEERDGSYVVEVPEREVDLGTVEVGETYRLAVLSRERDVDRDAADRERESAPNRTADSTPARDTRGAESPPVDVGERRTVDIESLGEQGDGIARVERGYVVIVPDTEVNERVTVEIEKVTENVGFARVVEREAYYQ, encoded by the coding sequence ATGGACGTATCTGGAGATTTGTTGAGTTTATGTACCGCGACGGTCGAAGAGCGCGACGGTTCGTACGTCGTCGAGGTTCCCGAGCGGGAGGTCGATCTGGGCACCGTGGAGGTCGGAGAGACGTACCGTCTGGCGGTCCTCTCTCGGGAGAGGGACGTCGACCGCGACGCGGCGGACCGAGAGCGTGAATCGGCCCCGAACCGGACTGCGGACTCGACGCCCGCGAGAGACACGAGAGGCGCGGAGAGCCCGCCGGTCGACGTCGGCGAGCGCCGGACCGTCGACATCGAGAGCCTGGGCGAGCAAGGCGACGGCATCGCCCGTGTCGAACGGGGCTACGTCGTCATCGTCCCCGACACGGAGGTGAACGAGCGGGTGACCGTCGAAATCGAGAAGGTGACCGAGAACGTGGGGTTCGCGCGCGTCGTCGAGCGGGAAGCGTACTACCAGTAA
- the fer gene encoding ferredoxin Fer yields MASPFDVLGVDSDADDAEIERAYRRRVKEAHPDHGGSASEFQLVYTAYRQLAAGNADAELEVVPETDEESRKTSPASETNAGPSETDTGPSESDPEHSEPEETGSQVEFLNYETLTDHGWRIDDENLFEKASEADLDPTDYGRFLVKPRENLLEAAENRGFAWPYSCRGGACANCAVAVVDGAVEMPSNHILPSSMTDSGIQLSCISAPVTDEMKVVYNVKNLPGLDELRLPSDPFDNAQLND; encoded by the coding sequence GTGGCATCCCCGTTCGATGTTTTAGGAGTCGACTCGGATGCGGACGACGCTGAAATCGAGCGCGCGTATCGGCGGCGCGTGAAGGAAGCGCATCCGGACCACGGTGGCTCCGCGAGTGAGTTTCAGCTGGTGTACACGGCGTACCGACAGCTCGCGGCGGGAAACGCCGACGCGGAACTCGAAGTTGTGCCGGAGACAGACGAGGAGAGTCGGAAGACGTCGCCGGCGTCGGAGACGAACGCTGGCCCCTCGGAGACGGATACTGGCCCATCGGAGTCGGACCCGGAGCACTCCGAACCCGAAGAGACGGGGTCGCAGGTGGAGTTTCTCAACTACGAGACGCTCACCGACCACGGCTGGCGGATAGACGACGAGAACCTCTTCGAGAAGGCCTCCGAGGCGGACCTCGACCCGACCGACTACGGACGGTTTCTGGTCAAACCCCGCGAGAACCTGCTCGAAGCGGCCGAGAACCGCGGGTTCGCGTGGCCCTACTCCTGTCGGGGCGGCGCGTGCGCCAACTGTGCGGTCGCCGTCGTCGACGGAGCCGTCGAGATGCCGTCGAACCACATCCTCCCCTCCTCGATGACCGACAGCGGCATCCAACTGTCCTGTATCAGCGCACCCGTCACCGACGAGATGAAAGTCGTCTACAACGTGAAGAACCTGCCCGGCCTCGACGAACTCCGGTTGCCCTCCGACCCGTTCGACAACGCGCAGTTGAACGACTGA
- a CDS encoding DUF6498-containing protein — protein sequence MMRPPRSRRSALLAAVVANLVPLVGIVFWEWSFAVLVLLYWIELGVLILFASIRALFAQRPAEFPEQQLIYGAFHDKYGGLSLPKTDLEIQLQSLVVLIAVPVLGLLWLFIGGFVLLGVNESATGGLARAEAPTLTVGIVGLLSSHLFSTGEYVLDREYEDVNAQMVVQSAFWPLAVTGLAMVLGAGLVTASESTVVLLVGIAGTKFLLDLVGVYRDRLRAFDESQSLDLGWAYDPPEKPSVDESFAEPFEVVRPTRRAVLASGGVRGLHALPGLAFFALFSAATAFFLAFGATEVGLVTGAMAGLLLCLMVAVGVVDHAIRYLSMEYRIGGSTTDSKYVDIVGYDRLLDEPSWRIRGEERPDTDVERGRVDRFFGTETVVVESDDRTVRLAHIPDATVVTEDWGRASSASTR from the coding sequence ATGATGCGCCCTCCACGGTCGAGACGGTCAGCGCTTTTGGCTGCAGTTGTGGCGAATCTCGTCCCGCTCGTCGGTATCGTGTTCTGGGAGTGGTCGTTCGCAGTGCTGGTACTGCTCTACTGGATCGAACTCGGCGTACTGATACTCTTCGCGTCCATCCGCGCGCTCTTCGCGCAGCGTCCCGCGGAGTTTCCCGAGCAGCAACTCATCTACGGCGCGTTCCACGACAAGTACGGCGGATTGTCGCTGCCGAAAACGGATCTCGAGATTCAGCTACAGAGCCTCGTCGTCTTGATCGCGGTACCGGTCCTCGGCCTCCTGTGGCTCTTTATCGGCGGCTTCGTCCTTCTCGGGGTCAACGAGAGCGCGACGGGCGGACTTGCTCGGGCGGAGGCGCCGACGCTCACGGTCGGGATTGTCGGCCTCCTCTCGAGTCACCTCTTCTCGACTGGCGAGTACGTTCTCGACCGAGAGTACGAGGACGTGAACGCACAGATGGTCGTCCAGAGCGCGTTCTGGCCGCTCGCGGTCACCGGTCTGGCGATGGTACTCGGTGCAGGACTGGTGACAGCCAGCGAGTCGACAGTCGTGTTGCTGGTCGGAATCGCCGGGACGAAGTTCCTTCTCGACCTCGTCGGCGTCTACCGTGACCGACTGCGTGCGTTCGACGAGAGCCAGTCGCTCGACCTCGGATGGGCGTACGACCCGCCGGAGAAGCCGTCGGTCGACGAGTCGTTCGCGGAACCGTTCGAAGTCGTCCGTCCGACCCGGCGGGCAGTTCTTGCCAGCGGCGGCGTACGTGGCCTTCACGCTCTCCCGGGTCTGGCGTTTTTTGCGCTGTTTTCGGCTGCCACTGCTTTCTTTCTCGCTTTCGGTGCGACCGAAGTGGGTCTCGTCACCGGGGCAATGGCTGGCCTTCTGCTCTGTCTCATGGTCGCGGTGGGCGTCGTCGACCACGCGATTCGATACCTGTCGATGGAGTACCGAATCGGCGGCAGCACCACCGACAGCAAGTACGTCGATATCGTCGGCTACGACCGACTACTGGACGAACCGTCGTGGCGGATTCGAGGCGAGGAAAGACCTGACACCGACGTCGAACGTGGCCGAGTCGATCGCTTCTTCGGAACTGAGACGGTCGTCGTCGAGAGCGATGACCGTACGGTTCGTCTCGCTCATATTCCGGACGCCACGGTAGTGACCGAAGACTGGGGCCGAGCGTCGTCGGCTTCGACGCGTTGA